Within the Candidatus Babeliales bacterium genome, the region TATCATTTTAATCCTTCTGTGTATGACAATAGACCTCTTCTGAAACTCATTTAGTTAACTCAAAATTACATATTCCCGCAATGAGATTAAAACGTAATCCAAACCTCTTTCTTCGATTACGGTACTTGTCAGAAACTATTTTGAATCGTTTTATCATTCCAATCACAT harbors:
- a CDS encoding IS5/IS1182 family transposase, which produces VIGMIKRFKIVSDKYRNRRKRFGLRFNLIAGICNFELTK